The Coffea arabica cultivar ET-39 chromosome 1e, Coffea Arabica ET-39 HiFi, whole genome shotgun sequence genome has a window encoding:
- the LOC113716127 gene encoding serine/threonine-protein kinase 52-like — MDSKEGNEGEVVDERAKNGESKEEVSKLKGLGSLSSKDMLVRADMIDFKKWDVQFEKQLTRNRSWSTTGREAHVKEEWQIDLAKLDIRNVIAHGTYGTVYKGVYDGLDVAVKVLDWGEDGIATEEETCILRDSFQKEVAVWHKLDHPNVTKFVGASMGTSNLKIPVKSNSADDHNSLPSRACCVVVEYLPGGTLKRFLIRNYRKKLAFKVVIQLALDLSRGLSYLHSKKIVHRDVKSENMLLNANRTLKIADFGVARVEAQNPRDMTGETGTLGYMAPEVLDGKPYNRKCDVYSFGICLWEIYCCDMPYPNLSFADLSSAVVNQNLRPEIPRCCPGALASVMRKCWDANPDKRPEMDEVVRLLEAIDTSKGGGMIPEDQARGCFCFGLKRGP; from the exons ATGGATTCGAAGGAAGGCAATGAAGGGGAAGTTGTTGATGAGAGGGCCAAGAATGGCGAAAGCAAAGAAGAGGTATCAAAGTTGAAGGGGTTGGGTAGTTTGAGCAGTAAAGATATGCTTGTGAGAGCAGATATGATTGATTTCAAGAAGTGGGACGTGCAATTTGAGAAGCAGCTAACTCGAAACCGGAGTTGGTCGACGACGGGGAGAGAAGCCCACGTGAAGGAGGAGTGGCAAATAGATTTAGCTAAGTTGGATATCAGGAATGTTATTGCTCATGGTACTTATGGAACCGTCTATAAAGGTGTCTACGATGGCCTTGATGTGGCAG TGAAGGTATTGGACTGGGGAGAGGATGGTATTGCAACAGAGGAGGAAACTTGTATTCTTCGTGATTCATTTCAGAAGGAGGTTGCTGTTTGGCATAAACTTGACCATCCTAATGTGACAAAG TTTGTTGGAGCTTCAATGGGAACATCAAATCTTAAGATTCCTGTGAAAAGCAACTCAGCGGATGATCATAACTCCCTACCATCTAGAGCTTGTTGTGTTGTTGTAGAATACCTTCCAGGTGGGACGTTAAAAAGATTTTTGATCAGAAATTATAGAAAGAAGCTTGCTTTCAAGGTGGTGATCCAACTTGCTTTGGATCTCTCAAGAGG GTTAAGTTATCTTCATTCCAAAAAAATTGTGCACCGTGATGTTAAATCAGAAAATATGTTGCTCAACGCAAATCGGACTTTAAAAATTGCTGATTTTGGGGTTGCTCGAGTTGAAGCTCAGAATCCAAGGGACATGACTGGAGAAACTGGTACCCTTGGTTACATGGCCCCTGAG GTCCTGGATGGCAAGCCGTACAATAGGAAATGCGATGTGTACAGCTTCGGCATATGCTTATGGGAAATTTACTGCTGTGACATGCCTTATCCTAATCTGAGCTTTGCTGACTTGTCTTCTGCAGTTGTTAATCAG AATTTGCGACCGGAAATTCCTAGATGTTGCCCTGGTGCGTTAGCGAGTGTCATGAGAAAGTGCTGGGATGCGAATCCAGATAAACGCCCTGAGATGGATGAGGTTGTGAGGTTGTTAGAGGCCATAGATACTAGCAAGGGGGGTGGCATGATACCTGAAGACCAGGCTCGTGGGTGTTTCTGTTTCGGCCTGAAGCGGGGTCCCTGA